Genomic window (Caldinitratiruptor microaerophilus):
GCGCGCCCGCTGTGGGCGAGGGCGTGGAGGACGGGCAGGGTCAGGATCCCCTGCTTCAGGTCGCCCCCGACCGGCTTGCCGACCCGCTCGGCCGCACCGGTGAAGTCGAGGAGGTCGTCGGCGATCTGGAAGCTGATCCCCACGGCCAGGCCGTACTCGTAGAGCGCCTGCACCTGCTCCGGGGAGGCGCCCGCCACCAGCGCCCCGAGCCGGCAGGACTCGGCGATCAGGTACCCCGTCTTCCGGGCGATGCGCTCGAAGTAGTCGGCCTCCGTCTGCCCGGTGTCGAACGCCGTGGCGATCTGCATGAGCTCGCCCCGGCTCATCTCGAAGACCACGTCGGCCATGATCCGGACCACGCGGTTGTCGCCGGTCTGGGCGAGCAGGGAGAACGCCCGGGCGAAGAGGTAGTCTCCGGTTAGCACCGACACGGGGTTGGACCAGCGGACGTTCACGGTCGGCCGGCCGCGGCGGAGCTGGGAGTCGTCGACCACGTCGTCGTGCACGAGGGTGGCCATGTGGATGAGCTCGACCGCGACGGCCACCGGGATCAGGTCACCCAAGCGGCGGCCCGGGAAGCGCGACGCCAGCAAGAGAAGAGCCGGGCGGATGCGCTTGCCGCCGGCCCGCAAGAGATACGTCGAGACCTC
Coding sequences:
- a CDS encoding polyprenyl synthetase family protein, which encodes MNSQALPSRGSTLELFGEIESELQQVEEAIEASLATQDGLVGEVSTYLLRAGGKRIRPALLLLASRFPGRRLGDLIPVAVAVELIHMATLVHDDVVDDSQLRRGRPTVNVRWSNPVSVLTGDYLFARAFSLLAQTGDNRVVRIMADVVFEMSRGELMQIATAFDTGQTEADYFERIARKTGYLIAESCRLGALVAGASPEQVQALYEYGLAVGISFQIADDLLDFTGAAERVGKPVGGDLKQGILTLPVLHALAHSGRAAELHRVIAARSIDDEALARVRTILEEAGSLQYARSRAEEYLARAYAQLEKVPELASRHTLKRIAEFVVNRQF